The genomic interval CGACCGGCAGGATCAGTATGGCGATGCTGGAGATGAGCCCTGCGAGCTTCGTGAAGACGTCGGGGGTCTGTCCCGTGCCCTTGCTGATGTCCTCTTCGAGGCCGGACGTGGTGCCGTGCGCGAAGGCTGCGATGGCGAGTACGCAGACGATTCCGAGGATGCCGACGAGGAGACGTACCAGGTCGGAGGGCCGGTGCACGCGCGCGGCGAGCAGCGGCTCGTCACCGGAGACCCGGTCGATGTGGCTCGCGCCCGGACCGCAGTGAGGGTCCGGAGCGGGCGCATCGGAGCGCGACTCGGCGCCAGGGGTGCCCGCCGGGGAAGGCTGCACGCCCTGCTCCTTCGTCGTTTCTTCTTGATCTCGTATCACCTGTCACCGCCCGGATGATGGTGGCATGACCAGATGACGGAGGGGGGCATCAGGGTGCATTGCGGGGGCGTGCGGTGTTTTGGATGCGCCTCTCGGGGCCGTGCGGATTGTCGGTGGCGTGGGGCAGGATTGGCCGGATGAGCGATGAACGGGAGCTGCCGGAATCCTCCGAATCCCCATCGGATTCCACCCGATACCCCGAGTATGCCGAGCGTGTGCTGGAAGTGGCAGACCTGATTCCGCCGGGCCGGGTGATGACGTACGGGGACGTCGCCGAGTGGCTGGAAGAGGGCGGGCCCCGCCAGGTGGGCCGGGTCATGGCCCTGTACGGCGGCGGCGCTCCCTGGTGGCGCGTGGTGCGGGCGGACGGCGTGCTGCTGCCGGGCCACGAGCTGCGGGCGCTGGATCACTACCGGGCAGAGGGCACCCCACTGCGCACGGCGTCCGCCAGGGCGGAGAGCCACGTGCCGCGCCTGGACCTGAAGCGGGCGCGGTGGGACGGCGGGAGGGGCCAGGAGGACGCGGGGGCGGGGGACGAGGACGGCACGGGCGGCGATCAGGGCACCGGCGCCGATTGCGGCACGGGCCGGGGCCGCGACAGCGGCCGGGACGGCGGCGCGGGGGACGCCGGCGTCGGCGGGGGTGCGGAAGCTCACACGGCTCACACCTGACAGCTTCCGGCATGCGGCCCCGCAGTGGGCGGCGCCAGGACCGTACGGGGTACGGTCCTGACTCGCTGCGCCCCCGCCGCCCACTGGCGTAGCGTCGTCAGCGCGCCGCACGCCCGGACCACTCGTCCCAGCCATCCCCGTCATCCTTGCTGTCCCCGTCATCCCGCTCGTACCACCACTCGTCCCGCACCCGCCGCGCCCCGCGCACCGCGGCAAGTCAACCCGCACACCCACCAGGACCGGCGATCCACGTGAGCTCCTCCACTTCCACAGGTTCCGCCCGGAATCCGCCACACCGTCAAGCACGGCCGGAGGTCCCCCCGAGCCGGCAAGGGCGCAGGGGGAGGACCCCGGGCGCGTACCGACTGGTACGTACCCCGCCTGCGCCTGTGGATCCTCCTCTTCTGGACGCACGACAGCGTGCGGTGGTTGACCATGCGGGCGGACCGCTGCTCGTTCTCGCGGGACCCGGCACCGGCAAGACGACGACCCTGGTGGAGGCCGTCGCCGCGCGCGTCGCCAAAGGGGCGTCCCCCGAGCGGATCCTGGTACTCACTTTCAGCCGCAAGGCGGCGGTGGAACTGCGCGACAGGATGGCCCTCCGTCTCGGCGGCGCGTACGGGCCGCAGGCGACCACCTTCCACTCCTTCTGCTACGCCCTGGTCCGCGCCCACCAGGACAGCGATCTCTTCAGCGAACCGCTGCGGCTGCTGTCCGGCCCCGAACAGGACGTGGCGGTACGGGAGCTGCTGGCGGGCCACGTGGACCTGGAGCGCACCGGCCTGGCCTCCGACGTCCACTGGCCGGACGAACTGCGCGCCTGCCTCACCACCCGTGGCTTCGCCGACGAGGTACGCGCGGTGCTGGCGCGCAGCCGGGAACTGGGCCTGGGGCCGGACGCGCTGGGCGCCTTCGCCGCCCGTACAGGACGGCCCGACTGGAAGGCGGCAGCCGCCTTCCTGGCCGAATATCTCGACGTACTCGACATGCAGGGAGTCCTCGACTACGCCGAGCTGGTGCACCGCGCAGTACTGCTCGCCGAAGAGGCGGAGCTCACAGGCCGGCTCAGCGCGCAGTACGACGCGGTCTTCGTGGACGAATACCAGGACACCGACCCGGCGCAGGTCCGCCTCCTGCACGCACTGGCCGGATCGGGCCGCACACTGGTCGCTTTCGGCGACCCCGACCAGTCGATCTACGCCTTCCGGGGCGCGGACGTCGGCGGCATCCTTCAGTTCCCCGACTACTTCCCCCGTACGGACGGCAGGCCGGCCCCGGTAGAGGTGCTGACCACATCACGCCGCTCGGGCGCCGAACTTCTGACGGCCACGCGCCTGCTCACCCGCCGTATGCCGTTGACCCGCCTTCCGGCCGAAAAGGTACGGGCGCACAGGGACCTGTCCCCGGTACGGGAGGGAGGCCGTACGGACGTCTTCACGTACCCGACGGCGGGCACGGAACTCGACAACATCGCCGACATCCTGCGCCGCGCCCACTTGGAGGAGGGCGTGCCGTGGAACGAGATGGCGGTACTGGTCCGGGCCGGCGGCCGCACGATCCCGGCCGTACGCCGGGCCCTCACCTCTGCGGGAGTCCCCCTGGAGATAGACGGCGACGACCTCCCGCTGCGCCACGAGCCTGCGGTGACCCCCCTGCTGACGGCCCTGAGAGCGGTGGCAGAGGCAGCACTGCACCCTCGTGAAGGGGCCGACCAGGGGAACGACCCCGCGCCCACCACCACGTGGCTCCGCACCGAAACCGCCACCGAGCTGCTCACCTCACCCCTCGCCGGCATGGACACCGCCGACCTCCGCCGCCTCGGCCGCGCCCTCCGCGACGAGGAGCGTGCCGCGGGCAACCGCCTGCCCCCGCCCTCCGACGAGCTCCTCGCCCGCGCCCTCGCGGAGCCCGAGCGGCTGGCCGCGCACGACCCGGCTTACGCCCGCGGCGCCCAGCGCCTCGGCGCGCTCCTGCGCAAGGCGCGCGAACTCCTCGAAGCCGGCGGCACCGCCGAAGAGGCCCTCTGGGAGCTGTGGGACGGCACCCCCTGGCCGGGGCGCCTCGAACGTGCAGCCCTGCGCGGCGGCGCCGCAGGCCGCAACGCCGACCGCGACCTCGACGCGGTGTGCGCACTCTTCGACACCGCGGCCCGTGCCGAAGAGCGCTCCGGCGGCCGGGGCGCGCTGAACTTCCTGGAGGAGCTCGACGCCCAGGACATCGCCGCCGACACCCTCAGCAAGCGCGCCGTACGCCCGGACGCCGTACGCCTGATGACGGCCCACCGTTCCAAGGGCCTTGAATGGCGCCTGGTCGTCGTAGCGGGCGTCCAGGAGGGCCTCTGGCCGGACCTGCGCCGCCGGGGCTCCCTCCTCGAAGCCGACCGCATCGGCCGCGACGGCCTGGCCGAACCCCTCACCCCGGGCGCACTCCTCGCCGAAGAGCGCCGCCTTTTCTACGTCGCAGCGACCCGCGCCCGCGACCGCCTGGTCGTCACCGCCGTCAAGGCCCCTGCCGACGACGGCGACCAGCCCTCCCGCTTCCTCACCGAGCTCGGCGTAGAACCGCGCGACGTCACAGGCCGCCCCCGCCGCCCCCTCGCGGTCGCCCCGCTCGTCGCCGAACTGCGCGCCACCACCGTCGACCCGGCCGCGGCCCCCGCCCTGCGGGACGCCGCCGCCCGCCGCCTGGCCCGGCTGGCCGCGCTCGCGGACGAGGACGGCCAGCCGCTGGTCCCTTCCGCGCACCCGTACCGCTGGTGGGGCCTGTACGAGCCGACGCAGAGCAGCATCCCGCTGCGGGACCGCAACCAGCCCGTCGCCCTCTCCGGCAGCGCCCTGGACCAGCTCGCCAACACCTGCTCCCTCCAGTGGTTCCTGGGGCGCGAGGTCAAGGCGGACGCCCCCGCCACAGCGGCCCAGGGCTTCGGCAACGTCGTCCACGTCCTCGCCGA from Streptomyces spiramyceticus carries:
- a CDS encoding ATP-dependent helicase, with amino-acid sequence MSSSTSTGSARNPPHRQARPEVPPSRQGRRGRTPGAYRLVRTPPAPVDPPLLDARQRAVVDHAGGPLLVLAGPGTGKTTTLVEAVAARVAKGASPERILVLTFSRKAAVELRDRMALRLGGAYGPQATTFHSFCYALVRAHQDSDLFSEPLRLLSGPEQDVAVRELLAGHVDLERTGLASDVHWPDELRACLTTRGFADEVRAVLARSRELGLGPDALGAFAARTGRPDWKAAAAFLAEYLDVLDMQGVLDYAELVHRAVLLAEEAELTGRLSAQYDAVFVDEYQDTDPAQVRLLHALAGSGRTLVAFGDPDQSIYAFRGADVGGILQFPDYFPRTDGRPAPVEVLTTSRRSGAELLTATRLLTRRMPLTRLPAEKVRAHRDLSPVREGGRTDVFTYPTAGTELDNIADILRRAHLEEGVPWNEMAVLVRAGGRTIPAVRRALTSAGVPLEIDGDDLPLRHEPAVTPLLTALRAVAEAALHPREGADQGNDPAPTTTWLRTETATELLTSPLAGMDTADLRRLGRALRDEERAAGNRLPPPSDELLARALAEPERLAAHDPAYARGAQRLGALLRKARELLEAGGTAEEALWELWDGTPWPGRLERAALRGGAAGRNADRDLDAVCALFDTAARAEERSGGRGALNFLEELDAQDIAADTLSKRAVRPDAVRLMTAHRSKGLEWRLVVVAGVQEGLWPDLRRRGSLLEADRIGRDGLAEPLTPGALLAEERRLFYVAATRARDRLVVTAVKAPADDGDQPSRFLTELGVEPRDVTGRPRRPLAVAPLVAELRATTVDPAAAPALRDAAARRLARLAALADEDGQPLVPSAHPYRWWGLYEPTQSSIPLRDRNQPVALSGSALDQLANTCSLQWFLGREVKADAPATAAQGFGNVVHVLADEVASGRTPADLAVLMERLDSVWDALAFDAPWKSQQEKEHARVALERFLQWHVMDRGGRTTVATEHDFDVTLEAGGSYEVRIRGSMDRVEEDAEGRAYVVDFKTGKSTPTRNEVAHHPQLAVYQLAVREGAVDDAFAGTRPQPGGAELVQLRQAAAKKDGGEALPKIQAQEPLTGEWVGDLLATAAGRVLDERFAPATGQHCTHCAFRASCSAQPEGRHVIE
- a CDS encoding MGMT family protein, producing the protein MSDERELPESSESPSDSTRYPEYAERVLEVADLIPPGRVMTYGDVAEWLEEGGPRQVGRVMALYGGGAPWWRVVRADGVLLPGHELRALDHYRAEGTPLRTASARAESHVPRLDLKRARWDGGRGQEDAGAGDEDGTGGDQGTGADCGTGRGRDSGRDGGAGDAGVGGGAEAHTAHT